TTTTATATACATAGGCCAATACTTCTGCTACTGCAACATATAATTCTGCCGGAACCATTCCATCCAATGGTACAATTTTATACAATGTTCGGGCAAGCGGTTTATTTTCAACTACAGGAATTTTATTATTTTCGGCAATTTCTCTTATTTTAAAAGCCACAAAATCCACACCTTTTGCTACAACCTGAGGAGCAGGCGCTTTTGTTGTGTCATATCTTAAGGCGATGGCATAATGAGTCGGGTTTGTAATTATAACATCAGCAGAAGGAACAGAACCCATCATCCTTTGCATAGCAAAACGCATTTGGATTCCTCTGATTTTTGATTTAATCATAGGATCTCCTTCCTGATTTTTGCGTTCGTCTTTTGTTTCCTGCTTAGTCATTTTGATAGATTTTTCATATTCATAATCCTGATATTTTTTATCGATTATGCCGAGGACAAAAAGTACCAAACAAATCTGAAAGAATATTTCAAATAAAACACTGCCTATTACATGAATAGAGGTCATGATATCAGACCCCAAAAGGGAAACAAGTTCTACTTCTCTTTTTTTAATAACAGAATAACCTATGGCTCCGACTATTGAGCCTTTAATAATGGATTTGGCCAATTCAACAAAACTTTTCAGCTGAAAAAATTTTTGAAAACCTTTAATTAGTTTTTCAGGACCTAGTTTAGAAAAATCAGGCGTAATAGTTTTTGTTGTAAATATCGGACCAACCTGTATAAAGTTTATTGCTACACCTGCAAGCATTATAAAAAGCATTATCGGTAAAAGTATATTTATTGCAGACCATACATAATTACTAAAAAAACCGACAAAATTTTCTTTGGTAACAAGATGAGGATTCAGATTTGAAAGTGTGTTTACCGTAATATCCCTGAGTTTTTCGCTAACAAACGGCGCAAAAATAGAAAGAACCCAAAAACTTATTGTCAAAGTAACAGCCATGTTAAGATCTTGACTTTTGGATACCTGCCCTTCATTTTTTGAATCCTGCCTTCGCTTGGGCGTCGCCTTTTCTGTCCGTTCGTCTGTCATTTACTTTCCTTAATAATTACTTATCAAACAAAAATACCGTTTAGATTTGAAAGCAGTTCGCTAAAAAGTTTTGAGAGGTAAATCGTTGTAGATGGCATTAATAGTAACATAAGCATAAGTCCCACGTATATTTGAGAAGGCATTGCAACCATGAATACGTTTAATTGAGGCAAAATTTTAGAAATAACGCCCAACAATATAGTCTTGATAATGAGTATGGAAAAAACAGGAATTATTATACTAAAAGCTATTAAAAAAAGTTGTCCTGCGAAAAAAAGCAATTGTTGGGTTATTTGACCCGAAAAACTAAAATTCAAACCTATCGGAATTGAATGATAGCTGTCATAAACTGTAGAAAATAGCCATTGAGGGCCGTTTAAAGTAATAAAAACCATACTTGCAATAAATAAATAAAACTGCCCGACTATAGGAGTGTGCTGTTTTGTTACGGGGTCAAGGGCGTTAGCAATAGCAAGACCCATTTGAATACTTAAAATCTGTCCGCCAATTTCAACGGCAGTAAATAAAAGAGAAGATGCAAAACCTATAAGTACACCTACAGCGGTTTCTTTAAACAGTAAAATAGAAAGAGAAATAAGGTCATGCGGAGCAGAAAAATTTGTATTCTGAAGCACAAAAGGGTACATAATAAATGCACATAAGGCCGCAAGAGCTACCTTTACCTGCATTGGAATAGGGAAGGTGGAAAATAATGGCGCAGTTGTGAGCATTCCGGTTAATCTTGAAAGAACCAGAATAAAAGTAATAATGCTTTCAGTTGAAAAAAATATAGAAAAATCGTGTGTCATAAGATTTATGATCTTTTTAATTAGCTAATAATTAGTGTATATATGTCAGAAGATTTGTAAACAGGTCGTTTGTAAAGGTTATGTACATTTCAACCATCCATGGGGCAAGGAAAATAATAGTTAAAATACCTGCCAAAATTTTTGGAACAAAAGTTAAAGTTGCTTCCTGAATTTGAGTAACCGATTGAATAACACCGATACTAAGCCCTACTCCCATACTTACAAGCAAGACAGGTCCTGCTAATTTTAGAATTAGGAGCATTGTTTGTTGCAATATTGTAATAAATTCCATTTGGGACAATTTTATTTTCCTCAATTATTAGTAGTTTGTCATTACGAAAAGCCCATGACCAGAGATTTTGCTATTAAATGCCAGCCGTCTACAAGTACAAAAAGTATTATCTTAAACGGAAGAGCTATCATTGTAGGCGGCAAAAACATCATACCCATTGACACAAGTATGCTTGAAATTACGATATCTATTACCAGAAACGGAATAAAAATCAAAAATCCGATTTCAAAAGCTGTTTTTAACTCGCTTATTACAAAAGCCGGCATTAAAACAAAAGTAGGAATATCAACCATAGAGGTCGGTTTTTCAATTTTGCTTAACTTAACAAAAAGAGCAAGATCTCCCTCGTTTGTTTGCCTGAACATAAACTGCCTTAATGGTTCAATACCCCTTTTTAGGGCAGCTTCCTGTGTTATTTCACTTTTCATATAGGGCTGAAGTGCTTTTTCGTTTATTTCTCCAATCGTTGGAGACATTACAAAGAAAGTAAGCATCAATGCTAATCCGACTATAACCTGAGTAGGCGGAAGTTGGGCAGTACCTATGGCCTGTCTTGTTAGAGAAAGAACTATTACAATCCTTGTAAAAGCCGTTGTCATAATAAAAATACTCGGAGCAAGCGTCAATACAGTAAGCCATATTAAAATTTGCAACCCTTTGCTAAATTCCTGAGGGGAAGAGGCATTTTTAAAGTTTATGTCAATATTTGGAACAGCCATCTGGGCTTTAGCTGAAAGCGCACCTAAAAGCACCACACCGAGCGTCATAAAAATAATGATATAAAATTTTCTCGAATTTTTTTGCGAAATTGGAGTTAATAAGCCTGAAAGACAGCTTTGCTGACCCGTAAGGCTTGAACTCATTCTCTGCCACATTTTGAGGCTCTCCCTGATTCTTTTATCTCTTTCATGTTATTAAGTTGGGAAGATGCTTGCATCGTTCCCGAGATTACCCGGCTATTAATCCAAAGATATATATTAGACTAAAATAAGTTTATATAAATAAAAGAGTATATTTTTTCTTTAAATATGGCAAAAGTTTGACAAAATCTTTACAGTTGGGCAGGTTTTTTAATTAATCAATTGTTTTTTTGAAGCGGCAGATCTTTTAATTTCTTCGCAAATTCTTTCGATATAGTTGGCAAAGGCGCTAAAGCAGGTTTTTCTTTTGTAAATTTCACTTTATGCAAAACTTCTTTTTCCGATGAATTTAAATTAATTATTTCTATAGAAAAATACGATAAAATTGATAAAACCCCCAAGACTGCAACGGAATAAATAATTTTTCTTCGTTTTTGAGTAAAGACAATTTTACTTATAATATTGTCCGTATTCGTTTTTTCAGGAATTTCCAGTTCTTCGGTTGAATGTTTAAAATAATTAGCAATGGCTTTTTGAGTTGTTTTCAATTCTTTGTAAGCCTGCCTGCAATAATTACATTCAAGCAAATGTTCATAAACTTTTGCAAGCTGTTCTTTTGACAACTCATCATCAATAAAAGCCGATAAATCTTCAGAAATTTCGCTGCAAACATCGGATTTTGAAAAAATATCTGTCATTCATCACCTCTTTCATGTTCAAGGTAAGGTTTAATCTGGTTCTGAAGTTTTGTTCTTGCTCTTGCGAGTCTTGATTTAACTGTACCAATGTTAGTTTTTGTAATTTCGGCTATTTCTTCGTAGCTTAATCCCTGTAGTTCCCTTAAAACGATAACCAGCCTGAATTGTTCGGGCAAATCGTTTATAGATTCTTTGATTACTTCGTCAAGCTCCTTATTCAACGTTTTTTCTTCAGGCATTTTGCCTGTGTCGGCGATATCTCTTGAGGGACTTGCTTCGTCTTCCCCTGTATTCATATAAGGTGTATCTATCGATATTGTAGCAAGCCTTCTGGTTTTTCTTCTAAGCTCGTCATAAAAAAGATTTATTATTATTTGATTTAGCCAGAATTTAAAAGTTACAGGTTTTTTAAGTGTTTTAATCCCCCTTGTCATCCGAAAAAGGGCTTCTTGCGCTATATCAGCTATATCTACCCTGTTAGGATCAAGGTGGTACAAAGTATTATAGATTATTTTTTCATGTCTTTTTATCAATTCTTCGAGCGCAAGCTTATCGTCTTGCTGACATTTGATTATCAACTCCGTAAGGTTCATATTCTTATAAATTAAGCGTAAATTTTCTTTCAAATGAACCTCCGCCCCCTTAATTAAGAGGATTTTGCCATCGGAACAAATTTGTATTCTGATTTATCTGCAAATAAATTTTTATAGGGTTTAATTTCTCTGAAAACAAGTATTTAAGCCGACAAAAATTATTTATATAAACATTTACAATTTGTAACTTAAGATTTTGTCATATTAAATTTTTTAATGGTTATTTATAGAGTTTAAATTGTTTATTTAAATTTATATACGGTCAATTCAGCTAAATTTTTTTCATAATATTACCGGAAAAGGTATTTTTTTGTATTTTAATACCAATTCGCGCTCGTAAAGTATTTTCTTTTTCGGGAAAATCCAGCTTTGCCGGTTTTTCTGGAAACAAATTCGTTTTAACGTGAATTGCAGGATAGTCGAAATCTACATGAATATTGATATTGTCATTCTGAGGGCTTTAGTCCGAAGAATCTGTTCAAAAAAGTATTTAAGCTTAAAACCAAAAAGGGACAGATGTTGAGCAAAGCGAAACATCTGTCCCTTTTATTTTTATAGATTGCTTCGCTATGCTCGCAATGACGATTTTGGCAATTTAGTCTAAAAGCCTTTAATACAAACTGTTAATTAATCCTGTTGCCTCAGAGGGACAGTCTAATTTAATAATTATAAATAGTAGAATCATCGTTATAATTTGTCATGTGAACAAAAGTATAAAGCACGTCTGTCCTAAACCATTTTGAGCCTATTTCAAGAAGAATTTTTATAGCTTCTTTGGAATTACTGACTTTTATAAGACCTTTTCCCGAAGTTAAATCATCATAAAGATTGCATACCATTACGATATGAGATTCGAAAGCTATTTTGTTGCCTGAAAGCCCGTAAGGGTAACCGGAGCCGTCTCCTCTCTCATGGTGCTGCAAGGCAACTTTGGCTATGTTTTCAGAAAGCTTGAGTTCTTCTGTGATTATTTTGTACCCCAGACGCGGATGAAGTTGAATAAGCTTTGTTTCAGCAGGGGAAAGGGCTGTTTTTTCAAGCACCTGTTTTGGCAGTCTGGTTTTCCCAATGTCGTGAAGCATTGCCGCAAGGGTTATTTCCTGTATTGAATTTTGTCCCATTTTTAATTTATCTGCCAGGACAGTACTGAGCATCGCAACATTTATTCCATGAGAATAACTATAATCACCGGTTAATCGTAATTGAGATTTGTAAAGAATATTATTGACTTCCGGCAAAATTTCTTCAACAATTTTGTCTCTCACGTCAAAGCATGCAGCCGTATCTTTAATACCTTCTTTGTCAAAAGAATCAAGAATGTTCTTAAACTGGTTTTTTATAGCTTTTTGAGTTTTGATCGGAATTACGGAAGTTTCATTTTCATATTGATCTTTAATATCATAAGCTTGATAAATTTTTTTGATTTCTTCATCTTCGGCATTTTTTGTATTTGAATAAGCTGAATCTTCATCATAATCAAAATCTATAATTTCAAGATCTTCAGTTTTTTCTTTTATGTACAGAACAGGCATATATTTTAATTGCAAAATCTTGCCCGGAGTTAGAGTTTCTCCTGCCTCAAAAAGTCTTTTCCCGTTTTCATTAAAAACGTCAAACGGGAGCAGTTTATAATTTATTAGATCGTCTACTGATACAACTTGCAATTAGGTAATCCTATTTTTTACGCTTATAAAACATTTTAAGTTATTCTTTGCTTAATGTACAGATTTTCAATAACTTTAAAATTATATATTAGTGGTATAGCTTGAGTCATCCTCTTCAAGTTCGGCAATATTTATTACTTCAGTTTCATCTTCATCCTGATAGCCGACAGTGTAATCCAGTTCTATATTGCCAATATCCTCTTCGAGCATTTCGATTTCTTTTTTACCGAATTCTTTAACTCTTCCATCTTCAAGTTTTACAACAATATTTGCATTAAGAAAATGCAGTGCGGCTACTTTTCCTATGCCGTCAGGAGTCATTACACTACTGCCTATAGGCGGCATATCCGCTGCGGCATCAATATAATTTGAGTATTCATAATTTAGGCAGCACAAAAGACGTCCGCATACACCGGAAATTTTGCTCGGATTAATCGGCATTCCCTGATCTTTTGCCAGTTTTATATTTATAGACTCAAAGTTAGAAAGAAAAGAACAGCAGCAAAACTGTCTTCCGCAAAGTCCTATTCCTTCAATGATAGCTGTTTCATCTCTGACCCCGATGTGTCGCAAGTCAATACGGACTTTTCTAAAAGTTTGTGTTAAATCTTTAAGCAGATTTCTAAAATCAACTCTGTGAGGAGCTGTATAATAAAAAGTTACTTTTTTTTCATCAAATGTATATTTTGTGCTGATAAGCCTCATAGTTAATGAATGCGTTTCAATAAGCTCTGTACATTTGAGAAAAGCAGCGGTTTCTCTTTCCTGTATAATTTCATATCTTTGTAAATCTACAGCGCTCAATGCTCTTACATAAGGAAGAGGTTCAGGAAGCTGATCGCCCCATTTTTGAAAAACACATTGGGAAATTCTTAATATTTTAGCTACTTCTTGACCTTTTTCTGTTGTAATAAGAACCATTTGACCGTGTTGAAGTTCTTCTTCACAATTTTTTGGCATTTTAACAGGATACAGTCTGTTTTTTAATAGTCTTACTCCATATTTATACATATTTTTAAAAATTTCCTCAAAAATGTTTATTCCTAATTATATTATACGATTTTAAATTAAATATAAAAAACTTAGCAAAAATTTAGAAGCTGCCTTGTTAAAATCAAAACCGCCTTCTCAAACAAGCCCTTTATTCTTTTAACCGCAGTCCCTAAAACGAGTCTTTAAAGCTTATATCTTAATTTTTATATTTTTAACAAGACAGGCTCTTCTATAAAAAATCCTTGTAACGATTGTAACAAAGTGTTGCGATTTCAATGCGAAACTGTCTCAACTTTTTTTTGAGTGGTTTTTGACCTCATATGAAATTGAATTTTTAAATAAACTCCTAATAAGCTACACCGCTTTTGCTTATTATTTTTCATTTATCAATTACTTTTACGAGCGGTATAAGAGGTAAATAAACATGATTAAGAATGAGCAAAATATTTCTTTTACAGGAATATTGGGGAATTATAAAATGAAGAAAGTTCTTAAATCTGCTTTAGCTGCCAGAAAAGCTCCAAGTGTAAATGTAAATTATCCTCTGGACGAACTTTTAATTACCAAAAAAGTTGCTGAAGCGGTGACTAATTTTGTAAAAGAATCGCCTAATAAAAAAAGTTATAAAATTGCATTAAAAATAGCTGAAGAATTCCCTTTGATAAAATATCTTGAACCTGCCTTAAAAAACACACAAGAATTAAAATTATCTGATATTTTATCAAATCATTTTTTAGAATTATCAAAATCAAGAGAGCATTTAAATAAGCAATTAGATAAATTTTTGAACAACATCCTCCAAAAATTTATTCTCTAAGAGGAGAACCCCATTTAAAAATTCTTATGTTGATCAAAATAAAGATGGCACTTTGTTATTAACAAATGGAGATAGAAAAGAAAGACAAACTATATTTAGAGCAATGAAAGAAGTCTATAAAGGATCTAAAGACGAACAAATAAACCAAAAAATCAATCAGGCCTTCGCTCAAAGAGCTATTACTATTGATGTTAATGATTTAAGGCAGTGGTCAAGACAATAATATTTCGGCACCTTGCCGAAGTAAAATCTCAAACATAAAAAGATAGCGGGAAATACCCGCTATCTTTTTATGTTTATTTTCCGAAATTAAAATTTATTTATATTGATTTTCTGACGGAATCTCTAATCTTTCAAAAAAGGCGTTTGTCTCACTTTAAAACCTGCCTCTTTTAAATCATCAGCAAGAAGTTTTTCAGATAATTGATTATGCCCGATAAATATATGTGTCCCTGTTTCGGATTTTTTTTCCAAAAACTTTAGAACACTGTCAGGCAGAATTTTAATGCGTGAATTTAGATAACCAACAGCTTCAGAAAATTTCACAATAATCGGGTTAAGCTGAGGTTGAGATCTTTTTACCGAAGATTTACGCTCGCTTATTTTCACAATGCCTTTAAAATTATCACTGCTACCGTAAAGTTCGCTAAGAAATTCTTTCAATTCTTTTATTTGTTGCGGTGTTCTTGGTTTCACTTTAACCGCCATACCAAAACCGGTTTTTTGTTTTTCATAATTCGAAGAGAGAAGTGAAATGCTCATAAATTTCCTCTTATTTTAAATTTATTTCTACTGTTTAAAAACTCCTGAATAAATAAATTGATAGCATGTGGCAGGATAAATCCTTCATAAAAATAAAATTCACCATTATCACTGAAAAACCCGACTTAATGTTTCTTAATATTTTAAAATTGTAATTTATTAACTAATGTTTTATATTAATAAAATAGAAATTTTTTAATTAATTTTCAAGGTAGGAAAATGTTTTTATCGAGAATTAAAGAAGATATACAAACTATTTTTGACAATGATCCTGCAGCCAAAACCATTCTTGAGGTGATTATATGCTATCCGGGGCTTCATGCGATTTTGCTGCACAGAGCCGCACATAAATTATATGTGAATAAAGTTCCTCTTCTGCCGAGAATAATTTCAAATCTTTCCAGAATAATTACGGGCGTAGACATTCATCCGGGGGCAGAAATAGGCAGAAAGTTTTTTATAGACCACGGAATGGGTGTTGTTATTGGAGAAACTGCAATAATAGGCGATAATGTTTTGATTTATCAGGGTGTAACGCTTGGCGGTACAGGCAAAGAAACAGGCAAAAGACATCCAACTCTTAAAAATGATATTGTTGTAGGCTCAGGTGCAAAAATTCTTGGTAATATAACAATAGGAAACAATGTAAGAATTGGCGCAGGTTCTGTTGTTATAGAAGATGTTCCTGATGATTCAACGGTAGTAGGAATCCCCGGAAGAATAGTTGTTCATAAAGGTCAAAAAAGCCATAATTTGCAACACAATGTAATACCTGATCCGATAAAAGATGCTTTAGGAGAGCTTACCAGCGAAATAAAAGAGCTTAAACAAATAGTAAGACAGGATACAAATTGTTGTGAGTGTCCTAACGAAGAAAATGACGAAGAATATAACGATGGAGCAGGCATATAAATATGTCAAATAAAGAAAAACTTTTTAAAATAATCGACAACTTCAAAAATTTTAAAGTACTTGTCATAGGAGATATCATCCTTGATGAATATATCTGGGGAAAAGCCAGCAGACTTTCTCCTGAAGCCCCTGTGCCTGTGCTTGAAGTAAACAAATATTCTTATATCCTTGGAGGAGCGGCAAACGTTGCAAATAATATAAGAACTCTCGGAGGGAAGGTCTGTTTGGCAGGAATTGTCGGAAAAGATTCTTCTTCTGACAAACTTGAAGAAATTCTTTCAAAGAATAATATTGATATATCCTGTATTATTAAAGATGAAACACGCCCGACCACTATAAAAACAAGACTTATAACGCATAATCATCACCAGCTTGTCAGGTTTGACAGAGAGGTTAAAGACGAAATTTCTGAAAACACTGAGCTTGAAATTATCAAAAAAGTTTCTGAGTCTATAGAATCAATAGATTTGATTTTATTGTCAGATTATTCAAAAGGCGTACTGACCAATAAACTTACTCATGAGCTTATAAAACTTGCAAAACTTCATAAAAAGCCTGTTCTCGTTGACCCTAAAGGCTTAGATTACAGTAAATATTCGGGAGCAACCCTGATTACCCCAAACAGGCTGGAAGCAGAGACTGCAACGAAATCACCGGCCGGTACTACTCCTGAGATTCTGGCGCAAAAAGTAAAAGAACAGCTTGAACTTGATTATGTAATGGTTACTCTTGGAGAAGACGGTATTCTTCTTTATACTAACGGCGAAACAAAACAAATTCCTGCTGTAACCTCAGAAGTTTATGATGTAACAGGAGCGGGAGATTCCCTGATTTCAGGAATTTCGCTGGCATTACTTGCTTCTTACGGAGACGTGGAAGTTTCTATGGAGCTTGGAAATTATGCCGCAGGTGTTGCAGTCAGAAAAATCGGAACCACTGCTGTAACTCCAAAAGAATTAAAACATATTATCGAACTTCATCTTATGGAAAACGAAGAAGCAGAGGTTAATAGATAATACCCGTTCTTTGATTTCCCCCGGTTAAAGATGTACAAATTGCAATTACAATAAGGAAAAAGAGGAAAGCAAATGGGCGAAGTTGTCGAATTAAACCAACTTTTAAATATAATCAGCGAAGTGAAAAATCAAAATAAGACTATTATAACTACAAACGGCTGCTTTGATATAATCCATGCCGGTCATGTAAGATACCTGAAACACGCAAAAGAGCTTGGAGATGTTTTAGTGGTTTGTTTGAATTCGGATGAATCAGTACAAAGGCTCAAAGGCCCTACAAGACCGCTAAATCATCAGGATGACAGGGCAGAAGTCATGTCGGCTCTTTCTTCAGTAGATTATGTGGTGATTTTTAATGAAGATACGCCTATCAACATTCTTGATAAAATCAAACCCGATATCCATGTAAAAGGCGGGGATTATACGGAAGAAACTCTTCCTGAAACAGCTGTGATAAAGCAGGGCGGTGGGAAAATCCAGTTTATTCCCTTTGTTGAAGGACGTTCAACCACAAATATAATCAATAAGATTTCTCTTGCGGAGCGTGAGTAAAACCAGAAGCGGCTGTGATGAGCAGTCTTTGAAGATTAAACTCGTTCAGAATAATAATTAAATCGAACAATTACTTCTCGGCCTCTTTTTTTATAGATCTCATAATTTTTGTTGCATCACCTCTCATGGCTTTGCATATAAATTCAGGGATATAAAAGCCCGGGTCTGAATAAATCCTGTATGCGAGTATCGTTTTATCCTGATACGGAATCATTTCAAAGTAGCCATAAAGCTCTTTGAAAGCTCCTCCTGTTTTTTTAAATTTCATTCTTCTGAATTTCTCAGAACTGTCAAAAACAAGAACATAACTAAAACTTGGCAGCAAATCACATAATTTTACGGTTGTAACAACTTTTTGCTGTTCATTTTTTTCTTCAATAATACTTGCTCTTTTTATCTGATGAATAAACTTAGGGAGATTTTCCTTATCATCAAGCACATTCCATACTTTTCTGGTAGGTGCATTAATCAGTATTTTACTTTCAGATCCTTTCAATCCACCTCTTAATTGCAAACTAAGTGATTTTTGGAGAACAATTCCTCTTTCAAGACTGTCATATTCATCGGTTTGGATTGTTACGGCAAATGCAGTTTCAGAGAAAAGACAACTTAAAAACAAAAATAGTCCCAATAAAAATGAAAACAACCTATTCCTGTTCACAGGTTTTCTCCCATTCCATAAAAAATTATTTTAAATCTGTTTTTTTAAAGATTACATAAGCCGATTGAGCAGTATTTATTAAAAGCCTTTCAAAATAACTGATAAATAAAATGAATTGACATTAAATTATGATGTTGTTATATTAACCATGCGCTTCTATAGCGTGTGTTATTTATGTATAATAATTAAGAGAAAAGATAAAGGACGAGCAAATGCTTGCAATAGTTGAAACTTGTGGAAAACAATACGAAATACAAGAGGGCAGATATATTGACGTTGAGTTTTTAGGTAAAGACGAAAACGAAACTCTTGAACTCGATAAAGTTGTAATGATCGTAGCAGGAGACCAGTCACAAATCGGTCAGCCTTATCTTGAAGGTGCTACAGTAAAAGTAACCGTACTTAAAAACGGAAAAGACAAAAAAGTTCTTGTTTATAAACAAAGACGTAAAAAAGGCTATCGTAATAAAAACGGACACAGACAACAATTTTCCAGAATTATGATAGAAAGTATCGATTTCCCCGGAAAAGATTCTGTTTTAGCTGCTGAATCCTCTAAAGAAACAGTAATCAAAACTGAAACAAAAGAAAAAGCCCCTAAAGCTCCTAAAACTACTAAAAAAGCACCAGCAAAAAAAGTAGAAAAAATTGAAAAAATTGAAAAAGTAGAAGCTATAGAAACTGTGGAAACTGCTGTAGAAGTTGTAGAAACAGAAACAGAAAAAGAAGAAAATTAATTCGAAAAGGTGGTGAATCCTAATGGCTCATAAGAAGGGTGTAGGCTCAACAAAAAATGGTCGCGACAGTCATGCGCAGCGACTCGGTGTTAAAAAATATGGCGGTCAGCTTGTTAGATCAGGTAATATTTTAGTACGTCAGAGAGGAACAAAATTCCATCCCGGAAATAATGTCGGCATCGGTTCCGATGATACATTATTTGCAACTATTGATGGCGTTGTGACTTTTGAAAAACACAGAAGAGATAAAACTCAAATCAGCGTTTACGCTGTAGGTTAGTTTTTTTTCATAACAATTTAAAAGAAAAGCTGCTATTCGGCAGCTTTTTCTTTTGGTTCTTCTTTCTTTTTATCTTTAAGTTTTATGGAAACATTATCCCATCGTAAGTCTATATATTCGAATTCATCTTTTGTTTTTAAAGCTTCTGGAAGGACAGGAATAACTTTATCAATATTAGAAAAAATCGTGCTTCCATTTATTCCGCCTATTCTTAACTTAACATCTTTAAGTTGGACAAATACATCATCGGGGTTTCTTATGTCGAGATATTCAAGCTTCTGGTTTGTTGCATTCTCAATATAAAAAGCAAACTTGGTTAAATATTGCACCTGATTAGGCTTCCAAAGAGCAAATGGCGCATAAGTAAGCACTTTATAAGTTTCTTTTGATGAAGCCAAAGGCAGATATTCTTTGCCGATAATTTTGATGATGCCGTCATCATTTGTAAATACCGCAACAGGTTCTACTTTTGGAGTCGGTGCGATTGATAAAACAGGAGTTCTCTCATCAAGCACAATTCTTAGCCTGGCAGGAAACCAGTATCTCCTGACAAAAACTTTCTTAACAGGCGTTAACCCAAGTATACTATTTTCAATATATTTTGTGTTAACCAGATAAACAGGCTTATTAGGAATTTTAAGATTTTTAAGTTTAGAAAGTATTTGCCTTGCAGAAACAATTTTGTTCCCTTCAATTTCTAAA
This genomic window from bacterium contains:
- the flhB gene encoding flagellar biosynthesis protein FlhB; protein product: MTDERTEKATPKRRQDSKNEGQVSKSQDLNMAVTLTISFWVLSIFAPFVSEKLRDITVNTLSNLNPHLVTKENFVGFFSNYVWSAINILLPIMLFIMLAGVAINFIQVGPIFTTKTITPDFSKLGPEKLIKGFQKFFQLKSFVELAKSIIKGSIVGAIGYSVIKKREVELVSLLGSDIMTSIHVIGSVLFEIFFQICLVLFVLGIIDKKYQDYEYEKSIKMTKQETKDERKNQEGDPMIKSKIRGIQMRFAMQRMMGSVPSADVIITNPTHYAIALRYDTTKAPAPQVVAKGVDFVAFKIREIAENNKIPVVENKPLARTLYKIVPLDGMVPAELYVAVAEVLAYVYKTNRSKGNIR
- the fliR gene encoding flagellar biosynthetic protein FliR, coding for MTHDFSIFFSTESIITFILVLSRLTGMLTTAPLFSTFPIPMQVKVALAALCAFIMYPFVLQNTNFSAPHDLISLSILLFKETAVGVLIGFASSLLFTAVEIGGQILSIQMGLAIANALDPVTKQHTPIVGQFYLFIASMVFITLNGPQWLFSTVYDSYHSIPIGLNFSFSGQITQQLLFFAGQLFLIAFSIIIPVFSILIIKTILLGVISKILPQLNVFMVAMPSQIYVGLMLMLLLMPSTTIYLSKLFSELLSNLNGIFV
- a CDS encoding flagellar biosynthetic protein FliQ; this translates as MEFITILQQTMLLILKLAGPVLLVSMGVGLSIGVIQSVTQIQEATLTFVPKILAGILTIIFLAPWMVEMYITFTNDLFTNLLTYIH
- the fliP gene encoding flagellar type III secretion system pore protein FliP (The bacterial flagellar biogenesis protein FliP forms a type III secretion system (T3SS)-type pore required for flagellar assembly.), yielding MAVPNIDINFKNASSPQEFSKGLQILIWLTVLTLAPSIFIMTTAFTRIVIVLSLTRQAIGTAQLPPTQVIVGLALMLTFFVMSPTIGEINEKALQPYMKSEITQEAALKRGIEPLRQFMFRQTNEGDLALFVKLSKIEKPTSMVDIPTFVLMPAFVISELKTAFEIGFLIFIPFLVIDIVISSILVSMGMMFLPPTMIALPFKIILFVLVDGWHLIAKSLVMGFS
- a CDS encoding zf-HC2 domain-containing protein — translated: MTDIFSKSDVCSEISEDLSAFIDDELSKEQLAKVYEHLLECNYCRQAYKELKTTQKAIANYFKHSTEELEIPEKTNTDNIISKIVFTQKRRKIIYSVAVLGVLSILSYFSIEIINLNSSEKEVLHKVKFTKEKPALAPLPTISKEFAKKLKDLPLQKNN
- a CDS encoding sigma-70 family RNA polymerase sigma factor codes for the protein MKENLRLIYKNMNLTELIIKCQQDDKLALEELIKRHEKIIYNTLYHLDPNRVDIADIAQEALFRMTRGIKTLKKPVTFKFWLNQIIINLFYDELRRKTRRLATISIDTPYMNTGEDEASPSRDIADTGKMPEEKTLNKELDEVIKESINDLPEQFRLVIVLRELQGLSYEEIAEITKTNIGTVKSRLARARTKLQNQIKPYLEHERGDE
- a CDS encoding HD domain-containing phosphohydrolase translates to MQVVSVDDLINYKLLPFDVFNENGKRLFEAGETLTPGKILQLKYMPVLYIKEKTEDLEIIDFDYDEDSAYSNTKNAEDEEIKKIYQAYDIKDQYENETSVIPIKTQKAIKNQFKNILDSFDKEGIKDTAACFDVRDKIVEEILPEVNNILYKSQLRLTGDYSYSHGINVAMLSTVLADKLKMGQNSIQEITLAAMLHDIGKTRLPKQVLEKTALSPAETKLIQLHPRLGYKIITEELKLSENIAKVALQHHERGDGSGYPYGLSGNKIAFESHIVMVCNLYDDLTSGKGLIKVSNSKEAIKILLEIGSKWFRTDVLYTFVHMTNYNDDSTIYNY
- the ricT gene encoding regulatory iron-sulfur-containing complex subunit RicT, with protein sequence MYKYGVRLLKNRLYPVKMPKNCEEELQHGQMVLITTEKGQEVAKILRISQCVFQKWGDQLPEPLPYVRALSAVDLQRYEIIQERETAAFLKCTELIETHSLTMRLISTKYTFDEKKVTFYYTAPHRVDFRNLLKDLTQTFRKVRIDLRHIGVRDETAIIEGIGLCGRQFCCCSFLSNFESINIKLAKDQGMPINPSKISGVCGRLLCCLNYEYSNYIDAAADMPPIGSSVMTPDGIGKVAALHFLNANIVVKLEDGRVKEFGKKEIEMLEEDIGNIELDYTVGYQDEDETEVINIAELEEDDSSYTTNI